DNA from Candidatus Cloacimonadota bacterium:
TTTAATTACACTGTAAGCATAATATTCGGAAGCAGGATCGTTACCAGCCATTAATATTTGTAAAAATGGATTTATCCCACGGGCAATAAGTTTTTCAACAGACAAGGATAATTTGTTATAAATCGCTTTAGTTACTGGTTTTCCTTTTAAGAGTTTTGTCATTTTTTATTAATCCTAAACTGAGTGATTAACGATATTTTTTAGGTTATATCCATCTCGCTAAATAAGTGAATTGCCACGACTTTCATGTCGTGGAACAAATGAATAAAAATTTATTGAGTTTTCAACTCCAAGTAGTCCCAATAATTTCGAATCCATATTTCTCATTTTAAATTTTTCACTTCTTACTTGTTTTCATAGATAATAATTTTTTTACTTTTTTCTGCTTCTTGTCACGGACTGGTCTTACGAAGCAGGATACTGCCTTTTAATACAAAAAACCGGCTAGAAATAATGGAATAATATTTTCAAATCCAATTTCAATATCATCTTTAAAAAGATAACCATTTTCAATATCTTTTATTTGAGTTCGTGATTTATTTTTACCACCGATTTCAATCTCAATGGTTTTGTTAGCAATATTTATTGTATAATCTACAATTTTGGAAACAAAAATATTTTTATCAATTTGCGACACAAAAAAAGATTCTCGAATATTTCCCAAGTCTGTGTCATGTGTCCATAATTCATTGCTGATTGCAAAATACAGATTGGGATTCAGAAGTAATATTTTAGAGTATTTTAGAGATCGGATAGTTGCATTTTTCCGTCTTATGATATTGATTATATCAGTTCTGTTAAGAAGATCAATAAACTCATATAATGTTTCCTTTTTTATATCCAATTCATTACACATTGAGGAAACATTCACTGTGGGAATTTTTGATATTGCCAGGTAAGCAACCAATTTCTTGAAAATTACACTTGAAGAACTTTTTATATTTTTCAAACTTGGCACATCTTCATATATGATTTTATCAATAACATTATGCAAGACACTTTGGTATTCGGCAGCTGAATATTGACTGAAAAATGGATAAAATCCAAATTGTTTATATTCGTAAAAATATTTCTTAATTTCGGGTGCGATTCGCAAAATTTTTGAACTAATAATGAGATGATTATCTAATATTTCTTCTAATGAATAGTAATCAAATTTTATGTTGTATTTTAACTCAATAAACTCTCTAAAAGATAATCCTTTTAAATTGTATATCAAAGCACGACGGGATAAATCACTTTTTTGATTAATAATATTGAGTTTGGAACTACCCAAAATTATTATTTTTTTGTCCGGAAACGAATCATACAATGCTTTTATATCAATAGCCCAGTTAGTTTGCTTGTGGACTTCATCAATGATCAATGTGTTGCCAAAATATGTAAAGAATGCTTTTCCCACTTCGTAAATTCCCTTATTGGCTACCAACGGATTATCAACAGAAAAATATAAGCAATCAATACTAGATTTGTAGGTTTCTATAAAATGTTGCAAAACCAAAGTTGTCTTTCCGGTTCCTCTAGCTCCAACAATAACTATTAATCTCTTACTCCAATCTATTTTTATATAACGTCTAAACCTAGTAGGAATAAAAGAGACTATTTTATTTTGGATTGCAAAGAGTTCATTTAATGTTGAATTCATATTTTACCTTTGCCTAAGAATGATTTGACAAGCATATTTGTCAAAAAAGGCATCATTTTGACAAATAAAAATGTCATTATTTCATTTTCCGCTTCTCGTTTTTTCACTACGAGAATTTTTTTCCTTTTTGTTTTTTGTATTTTTCATTTTCTTTTCTATCTACTTATAGAGGTTAAAATCCCGAATTATATTATGCCTGATAATCTGCGAGATAAATCTCGTAACTATTCATATTCTTTGCTTAAATAGGTATCCGCCCATTTTTTCTCAATCGTTTTGATTTTGCAATGGTATTGATAATCGCTCAATACTTATTGCTTTTCCGGTTTGCTCCTCAATCTCTATTACCGCTCCCTGCATATAAAGATTTTCTTTTGCAACGTGGAACTGATTAGGAATTCGTTTGATCATCCGATCTATCGCATCAGAAATTCTCAAACCGATCACAGAGTCTTGCGATCCTGTCATGCCGGCATCGGTTAGATAGGCGGTTCCGTTTGGCAAAATTCGTTCATCAGCAGTTTGAACATGAGTATGCGTTCCGATAACAGCGGAAACGTCTCCGTCAAGGTACCAGCCCAGTGCTTTTTTTTCTGCAGTGGCTTCTGCGTGGAAATCAACGAAAATCGTATTAGTAAAGTGGCTTATTTTTTTTATATATTTTCTGGCAACTCGAAAAGGACAATCCACTTCGATTGTAAATGTTCGTCCCATCAAATTTAGTACTCCGATTGTAAAGTCATTTTTCGTTTTTATCAGGAAAAAGTCGTTTCCCGGAGTGCCCGGTGGGTAGTTTGCCGGTCTTAGTATTCTCTGGTTTCCAATGATGAAATCCAACCCGTCTTTATTATCCCAAAGGTGATTGCCGGAAGTAAAAACATCCACTCCGCTATTAAACATGTAATTGGCGGTTTTTTCGGTAATTCCGAATCCACCAGCAAGATTTTCACCGTTAGCGATGACAATATCAATGTTTTTTTCCTCTTTGATTTTGGGAAGTAGTTCACCCACGATCTTGCGTCCGGGTTTGCCGAAAATGTCTCCAAGGAATAATATTTTTATCATTTTTATACCTTTAGTCTTTAGTCTTTAATCTTTAGTCTTTATTTTGCCTGAGCGGTTTTTCTGAATTCGCGAATAACAGTAACCTTAATTTGTCCTGGATATTGCAAATTTTCTTCGATTTTTTTTGCAACGTCAGATGCTAACATTTCCGCTTGAGCATCATTGATCTGCTGGTGTTTTACCATAAGGCGAATTTCTCTGCCGGCTTGAATTGCATAACAATTGTAAACACCGTCAAAAGAGTTGGCAATATTTTCAAGTTCTTCCAACCGTTTCATATAAGTTTCCAACGTTTCTCGACGAGCACCTGGTCGTGAACCGGAAATAGCGTCAGCAGCTTGAACAAGGATTGCATACGCCGATTTTGCTTCCACATCCTCGTGGTGCGCCTCAATAGCATTAATGATGAGATCGGATAAACCATTTCTCTTTGCTATCTGTGCTCCAATTTCCGGATGGGAACCTTCCGTTTCAAAATCTACAGCTTTTCCAATATCATGTAGTAACCCGATTTTTCTTGCCAAAGATTGGTCCAAACCGAGTTCAGCAGCAAGCATTCCGCAAATCCAGGAGGTTTCAATACTGTGTTGAAGGACATTTTGCCCGTAACTTGTTCGGAATTTTAGAGTTCCAATTAGTTTTTGGATACTTTTCGGAATATCAAGAAGAGAAAGGTCAAGGCAAGTTTGTTTACCGGTTTCAATAATGATTTTGTCAATTTTATCACGCATTTTAGCGATAACCTCTTCGATTCTGCCGGGATGGATTCTTCCGTCTTGAATAAGAAATTCAAGTGAACGACGGGCGATTTCTCTTCTGATTGGATGGAAACCGGAAAGCACAACTGCTTCGGGAGTATCGTCAACAATAATTTCAATACCGGTAAGATTTTCGAATGTTCTGATATTACGTCCTTCTCTACCGATAATCCTGCCCTTCATTTCATCAGAGGGAAGGGGAACTACGGAAATGCAGGACTCGGCGACATGTTCAACAGAATATCTCTGGATAGCAGTAGCAAGAATTCGAGTTGCTTTTTCTTCAGCTTCGGATTTTGATTTATCAATTATTTCTTTCCTCAGATTTGCAGCATCAAGTTTTGCCTCATTTTCATATTTCTCAAATAATTTTTTTATGGCTTCTTCTTTATTAAGCTGAGCGATTTCATGCAATTTGATTGTTTCCTGTTCAATCAAGTCTTTTAGGCTTACTTCCTTTTTTTGAAGATTGATTTTCAGATGCGCAATATTTGTTTCCCGATCGTTTATAGATTGTTCACGACTTGCGATTTTCGATAAGCGATTTTCCAAATTATCAATTCGTTGGTTGTATTGATTTTCCAAACCTCGCAATTTTTTCTTCCTACTTGTAATTTCTTTATCAAGTTCTTTCTTACGATCAAACCAATCTTCCTTAGCCTTAACGGCTGTTTCCTTTTTTAATACTTCAGCATTTTTCAATGCGTCTTGTTTGATAGTTTCCGATTGCTTTTTTGCTTCCTTATATATTGCATTAATTTTTTGTTTGTAGATTAAAAATCCCAGAGCAAGACCAACAATCGCAGAACCCGTCAGGATTAAGATTGTATATATTAGCATATTTTAGAGTCCTTTCTAAAATAAAGAAGACCTGTCCGTGCCGTGTAACAACGTGTTTGAACTTGAGTTCAAAAGTTCGGAACTCTATAAATATCTTGTGAGTCCAACTGCAATGGAGGCTTTCACGCAATACTCAATCAAGTTCCTTGTAATATGAGTTTAGCACAAAACAATGATGCTATCACGAACAGGACAGGCCTTCAAAAAAAGAACAAATTTATATTCTTTTTATATTAATTATTAAAATAATAGAAACCTTTTTGGTCAATATTTTTTTCTTTAGGTTTTTCTTCGGTAAATGAGTTTAAGAGATTGGTGATACGGGAAAGATTATTTTCAATTAAAGAGATCTTCTTCTTTTGCGAAAACAATTCTTCAATGATATTCAAACTACATAAAATGGAAAGTTTGTATTTGGTTTCGTTAGATGCAACAGATTTCAATTCCTGCAATTTTGTGTCCAAATATTCGGCAAATCTTATAATTTCATCCGAATCGCCATCGCTGGCAATTGAGTATTTATCGCCAAAAATATCCACAGTAATATTATTCATGAAATTTTGAATTTATTCTATTAATTTTCTACGCGTAATACTTCATCAATATCTGATAGTAAAGAATCAATTTTAGTGTCAATATTAGAAGCATTTTCAGAAAACGATTTAATCTTATTTTCTTTATCAGCGAGAATTTCATTTAATTCGGTAACACGTCCTTTGTAATGGTTTTTTTCCTGTTCGAGCTCAACTAAGCGTTCTTCAGAGTGTTCCTTATTTTGAGACAATTCGGTGAATTGAATTTCATAATTTTCATTCTCTTCAATAGCTTTTTTATATTTTGTTTCAAGTATCTTATATTGTCGAATAAGATTCTCGATTTTCTGCTCTATCATTTTTAAGGAATGCTCTGTCATATTTAATGCCTTAGTTGAATTTTTTTGTCAACTGTCAATCTCTTGACAATCTTGTCAAACAATTTATCTACATAGTTGTCTGTGAGGGTAGAATAGGCTGATTGAAATTCGATCCGAAACGCTAAACTTCGATGAAAATCTTCAACTTGAGAACCTTCATAGACATCGAATAATTCAACATTTTTTATTATTTTTGATTTAACGGATTTTATTGTTTCAACGATTTTTGACATACTAATATCTGTGGGGGCAATCAGGGCAATGTCTCTCACCACTGTGGGATATTTTATGATATTTTTGTATGAGTATGAGGCGTTAGAAAGTTTTTCCAATAGTTTGCTGATGTTTAAATCAATGAGCAAACACGGTTTTTCAATTTCAAAATTTGCAAGAATATTCTTGCTCAGAAATCCGATGGAACCAATTAATTCTTTTCCGATAAAAACATCAGCTGCTCTTGATTGATCAAGATATGGTTGTTTTGAATTCACAAAACTAACTTTATCAGTAAGGGGAATTATTTCAAATAATGATTCTAAAATTCCTTTAGCGTCAAAAAAAGATAAATCAGATTGCTGTTCTTTCCAATATTCCGGGGTGAAATCTCCCACGATTATTCCGGTGAGATTAAGCGGTTCTGAAGATGAGTTTCCACCCTCACTGATATATACCCGATTCAGCTCAAACAATCTGAAATTTTCAAAATGTTGGGCAATATTTGAAGCAACATTATTGAGAAGGTCCGGCAAGAGAGTTGTTCGTAAAATGCAAAACTGTTCACCGATAGGATTGGAAATTTCCACGAAATTCCTGCGAAAATCAGATTCTGTTAGAGATAATTGGTCTAATATGCCCGGGTTTGAAAAGCTGAGATTGCATACTTCAAAAAATCCGAGATTTATTAGATGAGTGCGAATCTTGCGTAAAGTTTTTCGTCTAAAATTTCCTTCAATTCTTCTCCGATAATATTTTGGGAGGATTTTATTGTATCCGAAGCAAAGAGCAATTTCCTCGATCAAATCTATTTCACGTTCGACATCAGGACGAAAAGTCGGGACTTCAACTTCAAGAAAAGATTCTTTCGGGTTGACGGTAAATTCTAATTTATTCAAATAAGATTGAATGGTATCGGAAGATATTTTGCTATCAAGCAGGCTGTTTGCCCGTTCTACACGTAATTGAATTTTTTTAGGTTCGATTCGTTGGGGATACTCATCCACAATGCCCGAGCATATTTTGCCACCGGAAGTTAGCTGGATGAGATAAGCTGCTCTATCAATGACTTTTTCCAAAGCATTTGGATCCATCCCTCTTTCAAATCTATATGATGATTCGGAATTTAGATTGTATTCGGTAGAAGTTTTTCTGATATTTTGGGGATTGAAAAATGCACATTCCAAAACTATATCAGTGGTTGTTGCGTGGATGCTACTATTTAAACCGCCCATAATACCTGCCAATGCAAGAGGCCCTTTTTCATCTGTGATCAGAAGATTTTGATCGTTCAATTTGTATTCGGTTTCATCAAGCAGAATAATTTTTTCATCATTTTTTGCACGGCGAACAGTAATTTTATTACCGGTAATGTCATTGAGATCGAAAGCGTGGAGAGGATGACCATATTCCATCAAAACGTAATTTGTTACATCCACGATATTGTTGATCGGTCGCAATCCGATAGCTCGTAATCTTTTTTGTATCCAGTCTGGCGAGGGTTTTACTTCTACGTTTTTAATTACCCGAGCGCAATAACGGGGGCAAAGATCGCTGTCCATAATTTTCACACGGATATTTTCCGAACTTTTCTCCTCGATTTCTGCAATAGAAAATTTGGGGATAGAATAATCCATATCCAACATTGCGGAGGTGTTTCTTGCAATTCCAACCATACCAAGCAGATCAGGACGGTTTGGAGTTATCTCAACGTCAATAACAGTATCTTCGATTTCAAGAGCATTGCTGAAAGGCGTTCCGGGTTTAACTTCTTTTTGCAAAATCATGATTCCGGCATGTTCGTCTGAAATGTTTAGTTCT
Protein-coding regions in this window:
- a CDS encoding AAA family ATPase → MNSTLNELFAIQNKIVSFIPTRFRRYIKIDWSKRLIVIVGARGTGKTTLVLQHFIETYKSSIDCLYFSVDNPLVANKGIYEVGKAFFTYFGNTLIIDEVHKQTNWAIDIKALYDSFPDKKIIILGSSKLNIINQKSDLSRRALIYNLKGLSFREFIELKYNIKFDYYSLEEILDNHLIISSKILRIAPEIKKYFYEYKQFGFYPFFSQYSAAEYQSVLHNVIDKIIYEDVPSLKNIKSSSSVIFKKLVAYLAISKIPTVNVSSMCNELDIKKETLYEFIDLLNRTDIINIIRRKNATIRSLKYSKILLLNPNLYFAISNELWTHDTDLGNIRESFFVSQIDKNIFVSKIVDYTINIANKTIEIEIGGKNKSRTQIKDIENGYLFKDDIEIGFENIIPLFLAGFLY
- a CDS encoding TIGR00282 family metallophosphoesterase, with translation MIKILFLGDIFGKPGRKIVGELLPKIKEEKNIDIVIANGENLAGGFGITEKTANYMFNSGVDVFTSGNHLWDNKDGLDFIIGNQRILRPANYPPGTPGNDFFLIKTKNDFTIGVLNLMGRTFTIEVDCPFRVARKYIKKISHFTNTIFVDFHAEATAEKKALGWYLDGDVSAVIGTHTHVQTADERILPNGTAYLTDAGMTGSQDSVIGLRISDAIDRMIKRIPNQFHVAKENLYMQGAVIEIEEQTGKAISIERLSIPLQNQND
- the rny gene encoding ribonuclease Y; translation: MLIYTILILTGSAIVGLALGFLIYKQKINAIYKEAKKQSETIKQDALKNAEVLKKETAVKAKEDWFDRKKELDKEITSRKKKLRGLENQYNQRIDNLENRLSKIASREQSINDRETNIAHLKINLQKKEVSLKDLIEQETIKLHEIAQLNKEEAIKKLFEKYENEAKLDAANLRKEIIDKSKSEAEEKATRILATAIQRYSVEHVAESCISVVPLPSDEMKGRIIGREGRNIRTFENLTGIEIIVDDTPEAVVLSGFHPIRREIARRSLEFLIQDGRIHPGRIEEVIAKMRDKIDKIIIETGKQTCLDLSLLDIPKSIQKLIGTLKFRTSYGQNVLQHSIETSWICGMLAAELGLDQSLARKIGLLHDIGKAVDFETEGSHPEIGAQIAKRNGLSDLIINAIEAHHEDVEAKSAYAILVQAADAISGSRPGARRETLETYMKRLEELENIANSFDGVYNCYAIQAGREIRLMVKHQQINDAQAEMLASDVAKKIEENLQYPGQIKVTVIREFRKTAQAK
- a CDS encoding cell division protein ZapA, with the protein product MNNITVDIFGDKYSIASDGDSDEIIRFAEYLDTKLQELKSVASNETKYKLSILCSLNIIEELFSQKKKISLIENNLSRITNLLNSFTEEKPKEKNIDQKGFYYFNN
- the pheT gene encoding phenylalanine--tRNA ligase subunit beta, whose amino-acid sequence is MKISYKWLKEFLDIDLPIDKFCDKLTMFGVEVEELIRIGEQYDNVVVGFVLEAEVHPNADKLTVCKVDVGDELPLQIICGAPNVAKDQFVPVAKIGAIIGDTVLKKVKLRGLKSFGMICSEKELNISDEHAGIMILQKEVKPGTPFSNALEIEDTVIDVEITPNRPDLLGMVGIARNTSAMLDMDYSIPKFSIAEIEEKSSENIRVKIMDSDLCPRYCARVIKNVEVKPSPDWIQKRLRAIGLRPINNIVDVTNYVLMEYGHPLHAFDLNDITGNKITVRRAKNDEKIILLDETEYKLNDQNLLITDEKGPLALAGIMGGLNSSIHATTTDIVLECAFFNPQNIRKTSTEYNLNSESSYRFERGMDPNALEKVIDRAAYLIQLTSGGKICSGIVDEYPQRIEPKKIQLRVERANSLLDSKISSDTIQSYLNKLEFTVNPKESFLEVEVPTFRPDVEREIDLIEEIALCFGYNKILPKYYRRRIEGNFRRKTLRKIRTHLINLGFFEVCNLSFSNPGILDQLSLTESDFRRNFVEISNPIGEQFCILRTTLLPDLLNNVASNIAQHFENFRLFELNRVYISEGGNSSSEPLNLTGIIVGDFTPEYWKEQQSDLSFFDAKGILESLFEIIPLTDKVSFVNSKQPYLDQSRAADVFIGKELIGSIGFLSKNILANFEIEKPCLLIDLNISKLLEKLSNASYSYKNIIKYPTVVRDIALIAPTDISMSKIVETIKSVKSKIIKNVELFDVYEGSQVEDFHRSLAFRIEFQSAYSTLTDNYVDKLFDKIVKRLTVDKKIQLRH